In Nicotiana tabacum cultivar K326 chromosome 11, ASM71507v2, whole genome shotgun sequence, a single window of DNA contains:
- the LOC107774621 gene encoding 4-hydroxyphenylpyruvate dioxygenase, with the protein MGKLETVTTTSAAAADDSQELTTNFKLVGFKNFIRTNPRSDFFSVKRFHHIEFWCGDATNTARRFSWSLGMPIAAKSDLSTGNSVHASYLLRPVSGSLQFLFTATYSPSISTPSSAAIPSFSTSTHRSFTTTHGLGVRAVALEVENAYTAFSASISRGAKPMFEPVTIDERVAVAEVHLYGDVVLRFVSYLKDADSLVFLPGFEAMEETASYKELDYGIRRLDHAVGNVPELGPVVDYIKRFTGFHEFAEFTAEDVGTAESGLNSMVLANNDETVLLPLNEPVYGTKRKSQIQTYLEHNEGAGVQHLALVTEDIFKTLTEMRKRSGVGGFEFMPSPPPTYYKNLKNRAGDVLTDEQIQACEELGILVDRDDQGTLLQIFTKPVGDRPTIFIEIIQRIGCMLKDEKGQVYQKGGCGGFGKGNFSELFRSIEEYEKTLEAKQANQVAAA; encoded by the exons ATGGGCAAATTAGAAACTGTCACCACCACCTCTGCTGCCGCCGCCGATGACTCACAGGAGCTGACCACCAATTTCAAGCTAGTGGGTTTCAAGAATTTCATTCGAACCAATCCCCGTTCCGATTTTTTCTCCGTTAAACGTTTCCATCACATAGAATTTTGGTGCGGCGATGCTACCAATACGGCTCGCCGTTTCTCTTGGTCTCTCGGGATGCCAATTGCAGCTAAATCCGACCTCTCCACCGGAAACTCCGTTCACGCTTCGTACCTCCTCCGTCCCGTTTCAGGTTCGCTTCAGTTCCTCTTCACTGCTACTTATTCGCCGTCTATTTCGACGCCGTCATCTGCAGCCATCCCCAGTTTCTCTACTTCCACACACCGCTCTTTTACGACAACTCACGGGCTCGGCGTCCGTGCCGTTGCTTTGGAAGTGGAGAATGCTTACACGGCGTTCTCCGCGAGTATTTCACGTGGGGCGAAACCCATGTTTGAACCTGTGACTATCGATGAACGAGTCGCGGTGGCTGAAGTTCACTTATACGGCGACGTCGTTTTGCGGTTTGTGAGCTATCTGAAAGATGCGGACAGCCTCGTTTTCCTCCCAG GTTTCGAGGCCATGGAGGAAACAGCATCGTACAAAGAACTGGATTATGGGATTCGCCGGCTGGACCATGCTGTTGGGAATGTGCCGGAGCTGGGTCCTGTAGTGGACTATATCAAGCGCTTTACGGGGTTTCATGAATTCGCCGAGTTCACAGCTGAAGATGTTGGGACTGCTGAGAGCGGGCTGAACTCTATGGTCCTGGCAAACAATGACGAAACAGTGCTGCTTCCGTTGAATGAGCCGGTTTATGGAACCAAAAGGAAGAGTCAAATTCAAACGTATTTAGAGCACAATGAAGGGGCAGGAGTGCAACATTTAGCTTTGGTTACAGAGGATATATTTAAAACATTGACTGAAATGAGGAAAAGGAGTGGGGTTGGGGGTTTTGAATTCATGCCTTCACCTCCGCCTACTTATTATAAGAATTTGAAGAATAGGGCAGGGGATGTACTGACTGATGAACAGATTCAGGCGTGCGAAGAATTGGGAATATTGGTGGATAGGGATGACCAGGGGACCCTTTTACAGATCTTCACCAAGCCTGTGGGGGACAG ACCAACTATATTTATAGAAATAATTCAGAGAATCGGTTGCATGCTCAAAGACGAAAAAGGACAGGTGTATCAGAAGGGCGGCTGTGGAGGCTTCGGAAAGGGAAACTTTTCAGAGCTCTTTAGATCCATAGAGGAATATGAGAAGACGCTTGAAGCCAAACAAGCTAATCAAGTTGCTGCTGCTTGA